One window from the genome of Treponema sp. OMZ 838 encodes:
- a CDS encoding PTS sugar transporter subunit IIA encodes MNLKTVLTPETVNLHLKGTSKEEIIDELLDMLVQAGKVKDKAVARACVLDRERKMSTGMKHGIAIPHGKTDSVSDLVACIGISDHPVDFDSLDQEPCRIFIMTLSPIDKTGPHLQFLAEVSLLFKSAEKRQEILNATDKSDIIRILTE; translated from the coding sequence ATGAACTTGAAAACCGTTTTGACACCTGAAACTGTCAATCTCCATTTAAAAGGAACCTCTAAAGAGGAAATTATTGATGAATTACTTGACATGCTTGTTCAGGCAGGAAAAGTAAAAGATAAAGCCGTTGCCCGAGCCTGCGTGTTAGATCGTGAACGAAAAATGTCTACGGGAATGAAGCATGGTATTGCAATCCCGCACGGAAAAACTGATTCGGTTAGCGATCTTGTTGCCTGTATTGGTATTTCGGATCATCCGGTTGATTTTGATTCGCTGGATCAAGAGCCATGCCGTATTTTTATTATGACACTTTCCCCGATTGACAAAACAGGACCGCACTTGCAATTCTTGGCAGAAGTCAGTCTGCTGTTCAAGAGTGCTGAAAAACGGCAAGAAATACTGAATGCAACTGACAAGTCCGATATTATCCGTATTTTAACCGAATAG
- the galE gene encoding UDP-glucose 4-epimerase GalE codes for MRVLVIGGAGYIGSHVVKAMLEAGHSVTVFDNLSTGQLCNIFPGTEFIAGDTRHSDDIDAAFARGFDGAVYLAAFKAVGESMAAPEKYSINNISATMNILNAAVKHGCLRFVFSSSAAVYGSPEYLPIDEKHPKNPESYYGFTKLKTEEFLQWYDRLKGLKFASLRYFNAAGYDPKGAVKGLERNPQNLLPIIMEVAAGMRKELQIFGNDYPTRDGTCIRDYVHVSDLAKAHTDALHYIDKKNSSLIVNLGSEVGITVSEMLTAARTITGKAIPARFVGRRAGDPAELYATSQHARETIGWNPQYSDVKTLIESTWDMYKNL; via the coding sequence ATGCGTGTATTAGTTATCGGCGGGGCTGGGTATATCGGCAGTCATGTAGTAAAAGCAATGCTCGAAGCCGGCCATTCGGTTACGGTATTCGACAATTTATCGACGGGACAATTGTGCAATATTTTTCCGGGTACGGAGTTTATTGCAGGCGATACTCGTCACAGTGATGACATTGATGCGGCTTTTGCCCGCGGTTTTGACGGGGCTGTGTACCTTGCTGCATTTAAGGCGGTAGGGGAGTCGATGGCAGCCCCTGAAAAATATTCTATTAATAATATTTCGGCGACGATGAATATTTTAAATGCGGCGGTTAAACACGGTTGTCTCCGTTTTGTCTTTTCGTCCTCGGCAGCCGTTTACGGTTCCCCGGAATATCTTCCGATTGACGAAAAACACCCGAAGAATCCCGAAAGCTATTATGGGTTTACCAAGCTTAAAACCGAAGAATTTTTGCAATGGTACGACCGGTTAAAAGGACTCAAATTTGCATCGCTGCGGTATTTTAATGCAGCGGGCTACGATCCGAAGGGGGCTGTTAAGGGTCTTGAGCGGAATCCGCAGAACCTCCTGCCGATCATTATGGAGGTCGCAGCCGGTATGCGGAAGGAGCTTCAGATTTTCGGAAATGATTATCCGACACGCGACGGGACTTGTATCCGTGACTATGTCCATGTCAGCGACCTTGCGAAAGCTCATACCGATGCACTGCATTATATCGATAAGAAAAACAGTAGTCTTATCGTAAATCTCGGCAGCGAAGTTGGAATTACCGTCAGCGAAATGCTTACCGCCGCCCGCACTATTACCGGAAAGGCGATACCTGCGCGCTTTGTCGGCCGCCGTGCCGGAGACCCTGCCGAGCTTTATGCAACATCTCAGCATGCCCGTGAAACGATAGGCTGGAATCCTCAGTATTCTGATGTAAAAACTTTGATTGAATCAACGTGGGATATGTATAAAAATCTTTAA